A part of Streptomyces sp. DSM 40750 genomic DNA contains:
- a CDS encoding MMPL family transporter gives MSVLLYRLGHFAYARPWYVIAGWVAVVSAVVALLAVNPVKLSNEVRIDGTPAQEVIDDLAQSLPEASGGQGMLVFRAQDGIRVDGEDSRAALIAAVDAVYRHDHVIDAREVLAAELSKGEKSPLLQAQAAVAEAAGQPTAGKVPAPLMQDGQPVPGVVVSADGSTALMQFQFDEQTYELPSGTIDSTVEAAERQAERAHLDVLPSAAMMEIPEIVGVGEIVGVVVAAIVLLVTLGSVVAAGLPLVIALVGVTVGVGGAFTLSTVFEIHSLTAVLALMLGLAVGIDYALFIVNRQRRLILDTGLDAHEATGRAIGTAGSAVFFAGSTVIIALAGLLVVGITLLSTMALAAAATIAITVLLALTLLPALLGLVKERICSARTRRTAQQQASAAAQTRATRWGSRLVRHKYPALTAAFLIPLVLALPALDMRMGLPSGASYNPDTAQRQSYEEVSDTFGPGYNGPLMLVARSSDSGRPLTPTALAAVVSDLKDTEGATSISLAGMNTAGTVAVLSLIPGDGPNDDGTKDLVTSVREKSREIRETHGVTIGITGFTALAIDVSDRLGDVLPLYVATVLGLSLIVLLLVFRSVVVPVMATLGFLLSIAATFGITTAVFQWGWLQALFGLDASAPVVSLLPIIVTGVLYGLAMDYQVFLVTSMREARMHGADPLDATVSGFARASAVVIAAATIMVSVFAGFIFNAQPMIKQAGFALAAGILIDAFVIRMTFVPATMALAREKAWWIPVWLDRLLPDLDVEGDKLAQRIPLPHPAAPLQHATAQKT, from the coding sequence GTGTCTGTACTGCTGTACCGGCTGGGGCATTTCGCCTACGCCAGGCCCTGGTATGTGATCGCCGGCTGGGTGGCGGTGGTGTCCGCCGTGGTGGCGCTGCTCGCGGTCAACCCCGTCAAGCTGAGCAATGAGGTACGCATCGACGGCACCCCCGCCCAGGAGGTCATCGACGATCTGGCGCAGTCCCTCCCCGAGGCGTCCGGCGGGCAGGGCATGTTGGTGTTCCGCGCGCAGGACGGGATCCGGGTCGACGGCGAGGACAGCCGCGCCGCTCTCATCGCCGCGGTGGACGCGGTCTACCGCCACGACCACGTCATCGACGCCCGCGAGGTCCTCGCCGCCGAACTGTCCAAGGGGGAGAAGAGCCCGCTGCTGCAGGCCCAGGCGGCGGTGGCCGAAGCCGCCGGGCAGCCGACGGCGGGCAAGGTGCCGGCCCCGCTGATGCAGGACGGCCAACCGGTGCCCGGGGTCGTCGTCTCTGCCGACGGCTCCACCGCCCTGATGCAGTTCCAGTTCGACGAGCAGACCTATGAGCTGCCCTCCGGCACGATCGACAGCACCGTCGAGGCCGCCGAGCGGCAGGCCGAACGAGCCCACCTCGACGTCCTGCCGTCGGCAGCGATGATGGAGATACCCGAGATCGTGGGCGTCGGTGAGATCGTCGGCGTCGTGGTGGCGGCCATCGTCCTGCTGGTCACCCTTGGGTCGGTCGTGGCGGCCGGCCTGCCCCTGGTCATCGCGCTGGTCGGTGTCACGGTGGGCGTCGGCGGTGCCTTCACCCTCTCCACGGTCTTCGAGATCCACTCGCTCACCGCCGTACTGGCCCTGATGCTGGGGCTCGCCGTCGGCATCGACTACGCCCTGTTCATCGTCAACCGGCAACGGCGGCTGATCCTGGACACCGGCCTGGACGCGCACGAGGCGACCGGCCGCGCCATCGGCACCGCCGGCAGCGCGGTCTTCTTCGCCGGCAGCACCGTCATCATCGCCCTGGCCGGGCTGTTGGTGGTCGGTATCACCCTGCTCAGCACCATGGCCCTCGCCGCCGCGGCCACGATCGCCATCACCGTCCTGCTCGCCCTGACCCTGCTACCGGCGCTCCTGGGCCTGGTCAAGGAGCGCATCTGCTCGGCCAGGACCCGACGCACGGCGCAGCAGCAGGCCTCCGCCGCCGCACAGACACGGGCCACCCGTTGGGGATCACGCCTGGTCCGCCACAAGTACCCCGCTCTCACCGCGGCGTTCCTGATCCCCCTGGTTCTGGCGCTGCCCGCCCTCGACATGAGGATGGGTCTGCCGTCCGGCGCCAGCTACAACCCCGACACCGCACAGCGGCAGAGCTACGAGGAGGTCAGCGACACCTTCGGCCCCGGCTACAACGGCCCCCTCATGCTCGTCGCCCGCTCCTCCGACAGCGGGCGGCCGCTCACTCCCACGGCCCTCGCCGCGGTCGTCTCCGACCTGAAGGACACCGAGGGCGCCACTTCGATCTCTCTGGCAGGTATGAACACCGCCGGCACCGTGGCCGTCCTCAGTCTCATCCCCGGCGACGGACCGAACGACGACGGCACCAAGGACCTCGTCACCTCCGTGCGGGAGAAGAGCCGGGAGATCCGCGAAACCCATGGCGTCACCATCGGCATCACCGGCTTCACCGCCCTCGCGATCGACGTGTCCGACCGCCTCGGGGACGTCCTGCCCCTCTACGTGGCCACCGTTCTCGGGCTCTCGCTGATCGTCCTGCTCCTGGTCTTCCGCTCGGTTGTTGTCCCGGTGATGGCCACTCTCGGCTTCCTGCTCAGCATCGCCGCCACCTTCGGCATCACCACGGCCGTCTTCCAATGGGGCTGGCTGCAGGCGCTGTTCGGACTCGACGCGAGCGCACCCGTGGTGAGCCTGCTGCCCATCATCGTCACCGGCGTGCTCTACGGACTGGCCATGGACTACCAGGTGTTCCTGGTCACCTCGATGCGCGAGGCCCGCATGCACGGCGCCGACCCGCTCGACGCGACCGTCTCCGGATTCGCCCGGGCGAGCGCCGTCGTGATCGCCGCGGCCACGATCATGGTCTCGGTCTTCGCCGGATTCATCTTCAACGCGCAGCCCATGATCAAACAGGCGGGATTCGCACTGGCGGCGGGCATTCTCATCGACGCGTTCGTCATCCGCATGACGTTCGTCCCGGCCACCATGGCGCTCGCACGGGAGAAGGCCTGGTGGATTCCCGTGTGGCTGGACCGCCTCCTGCCCGACCTGGACGTCGAAGGCGACAAACTCGCGCAGAGGATCCCGCTTCCCCATCCCGCCGCTCCCCTGCAGCACGCCACCGCGCAGAAGACCTGA
- a CDS encoding SDR family oxidoreductase has translation MTAVKGANVFVTGGSRGIGKMLVEELYTRGAGKVYATARDPRSVTHPDAVPLALEATDPASVAAAAEQAQDVTILINNAGASVRASYLNSPMEDVRRDLETNFYGPLLVTRAFVPIIERNGGGHILNAHSALSWLADGTPYGASKAALWSQTNSLRLELQPRGIAVTGLHMAYVDTDMTAGVDAPKADPRDIAVAALDGIEAGAHEVLADDTTRWVKSQLSADLDAMYAQLKQ, from the coding sequence ATGACAGCAGTCAAGGGCGCCAACGTCTTCGTCACCGGAGGCAGCCGTGGCATCGGCAAGATGCTGGTGGAGGAGCTCTACACGCGCGGGGCCGGCAAGGTCTACGCCACGGCCCGTGACCCGCGCTCGGTGACCCACCCCGATGCCGTTCCGCTGGCGCTCGAGGCCACTGACCCGGCATCCGTGGCAGCCGCCGCCGAGCAGGCCCAGGACGTCACCATCCTGATCAACAACGCCGGGGCCTCCGTCCGCGCTTCGTACCTCAACTCCCCGATGGAGGACGTGCGCCGGGACCTGGAGACCAACTTCTACGGGCCGCTGCTGGTCACCCGGGCCTTCGTGCCGATCATCGAGCGCAACGGCGGGGGCCACATCCTCAACGCCCACTCCGCCCTGTCCTGGCTGGCCGACGGCACGCCCTACGGCGCCTCCAAGGCCGCCCTGTGGTCGCAGACCAACTCTCTGCGCCTGGAGTTGCAGCCGCGCGGCATCGCGGTGACCGGGCTCCACATGGCCTACGTGGACACCGACATGACCGCGGGCGTCGACGCACCCAAGGCCGATCCCCGCGACATCGCCGTGGCCGCACTCGACGGCATCGAGGCAGGGGCGCACGAGGTGCTGGCCGACGACACCACCCGCTGGGTCAAGTCCCAGCTGTCCGCCGACCTGGACGCCATGTACGCCCAGCTGAAGCAGTAG
- a CDS encoding TetR/AcrR family transcriptional regulator, translated as MTTEVKSSPRERLLEAAATLTYRDGVGIGVEALCKAAGVSKRSMYQLFESKDELLAASLKERASAFVAGLLPPADDGRSHRERILHVFEQVQSQAGLPEFRGCRYLAVQIELKNQSHPASRVAHGIKANLTGFFRAEAEQGGASDPDLLARQLILVFDGASARAGIQADNLNGLIAPTVAALLDAAGMR; from the coding sequence ATGACCACCGAAGTGAAGTCAAGCCCCAGAGAACGGCTGCTGGAGGCAGCGGCCACGCTCACCTATCGAGACGGTGTCGGCATCGGCGTCGAGGCGCTGTGCAAGGCGGCGGGCGTGTCGAAGCGTTCCATGTACCAGCTGTTCGAGAGCAAGGACGAACTGCTGGCGGCGAGCCTGAAGGAACGCGCCTCCGCCTTCGTGGCCGGACTCCTGCCGCCGGCGGACGATGGCCGCTCCCACCGCGAGCGGATCCTGCACGTCTTCGAGCAGGTGCAATCACAGGCAGGCCTGCCCGAGTTCCGAGGCTGCCGGTACCTGGCCGTACAGATCGAGCTCAAGAATCAGAGTCACCCCGCGAGCCGGGTGGCCCACGGCATCAAGGCGAACCTGACGGGGTTTTTCCGCGCCGAGGCCGAACAGGGTGGCGCGAGCGATCCCGACCTGCTGGCCCGGCAGCTCATCCTGGTCTTCGACGGTGCCAGTGCCCGCGCGGGAATCCAGGCCGACAACCTGAACGGGCTCATCGCGCCCACAGTGGCCGCGCTGCTCGATGCGGCAGGCATGCGCTGA
- a CDS encoding PIG-L family deacetylase has product MADRPLTLMAVHAHPDDEATGTGGVLRRYAAEGIRTVLVTCTDGSCGDGPGGAKPGDPGHDPAAVAVMRRGELEASCDVLGVGHLELLGYADSGMMGWPANTAPGSFWSTPVDEAAARLAELMLRYQPDVVVTYDENGFYGHPDHIQANRITMAALSLTGMASKVYWTTAPRSMMKEFGQIMREFGAEWEEPDPSEAGEGPEIGLPDEEITTWVDTTEFGSQKFDALAAHASQGENIFFLRMGKERFTQLMGVETFVRVHDTTGAPLPENDLFAGLR; this is encoded by the coding sequence ATGGCTGACCGGCCTTTGACGCTGATGGCAGTGCACGCCCACCCGGACGACGAGGCTACGGGAACAGGGGGTGTCCTGAGGCGTTATGCGGCGGAGGGCATCCGCACGGTGCTCGTCACGTGCACCGACGGTAGCTGCGGTGACGGTCCGGGGGGTGCCAAGCCGGGCGACCCCGGGCATGATCCGGCCGCCGTTGCCGTGATGCGTCGAGGCGAGCTCGAAGCGAGCTGTGACGTCCTGGGGGTCGGTCATCTTGAGCTGCTCGGGTACGCCGACTCCGGGATGATGGGCTGGCCGGCCAACACCGCGCCCGGATCGTTCTGGAGTACACCCGTGGATGAGGCAGCCGCTCGGCTGGCCGAACTGATGCTGCGTTACCAGCCTGATGTCGTCGTGACCTACGACGAGAACGGGTTCTACGGCCACCCCGATCACATCCAGGCGAACCGGATCACGATGGCAGCGCTGTCGCTGACCGGGATGGCGTCGAAGGTGTACTGGACGACGGCGCCGCGCTCCATGATGAAGGAGTTCGGGCAGATCATGCGCGAGTTCGGCGCGGAATGGGAGGAGCCCGATCCGTCCGAGGCCGGAGAGGGGCCCGAAATCGGCCTGCCCGACGAGGAGATCACCACGTGGGTGGACACCACCGAGTTCGGCAGCCAGAAGTTCGACGCGCTGGCCGCGCATGCCAGCCAGGGTGAGAACATCTTCTTCCTGCGGATGGGCAAGGAGAGGTTCACGCAGCTCATGGGCGTGGAGACGTTCGTCCGGGTCCACGACACCACCGGCGCGCCCCTGCCCGAGAACGACCTCTTCGCCGGCCTGCGCTGA
- a CDS encoding TetR/AcrR family transcriptional regulator, producing the protein MPNAAPRTRRLRRVDARSSVERIIAAGRNVLGAGEGSLEQIAAEAGVGIATLYRHFPNREAIVRAVLDDILETDLLPLINDATSSRHPRQTLLDIATRLLDLITEERGLVTFAANFADVAVDALQRLSESLRPLLEHAQEQGEIRTDLTADDIPHFLVMGIAGLALPGTTPSMRARFMALLFDSLNPASASPLPPARAETEDDDLRAAISSVVRD; encoded by the coding sequence ATGCCGAACGCCGCACCGCGCACACGCCGGCTCCGCAGGGTTGACGCCCGCTCCAGCGTGGAGCGCATCATTGCGGCCGGACGCAATGTCCTCGGCGCGGGTGAGGGCTCTTTGGAGCAGATCGCCGCCGAGGCGGGCGTGGGCATCGCCACGCTCTACCGGCACTTCCCCAACCGGGAGGCCATCGTCCGGGCCGTCCTCGACGACATCCTCGAGACCGACCTCCTCCCACTGATCAACGACGCCACGTCCTCCCGCCACCCGCGCCAGACCCTCCTGGACATCGCCACCCGGCTACTCGACCTGATCACCGAGGAGCGGGGACTGGTCACCTTCGCCGCCAACTTCGCCGACGTCGCCGTGGACGCCCTCCAGCGCCTCAGTGAGTCCCTCCGCCCCCTCCTTGAGCACGCACAGGAGCAGGGCGAGATCCGGACCGACCTCACCGCGGACGACATTCCGCACTTCCTCGTCATGGGCATCGCCGGCCTCGCGCTCCCCGGCACCACGCCGTCCATGCGGGCACGCTTCATGGCCCTGCTCTTCGACTCGCTCAACCCCGCCAGTGCCTCCCCTCTCCCACCGGCACGCGCGGAAACGGAAGATGACGACCTCCGCGCCGCGATCAGCAGCGTCGTCCGGGACTGA